In Actinobacillus equuli, the genomic stretch ATAACGGACTAAATCCACTAAGCTGTCTAATACCAGATCGGCTTTCGCTTCGCCTTCTGCGGTAACCGCTTTACCGGTACGTACTAACACTTTTGTTTTCACGCCAGCAGCTTCAGCCGCTAACAGATCTTCTAATTTATCGCCGACCATATACGACTGAGCCGGATCAATATCCAAATCGGCAATCGCTTGAGTAAACATTCCAGCTTTCGGTTTACGACAATCGCAATCTTCTTTATATTCGCCTTTGCCTTCCGGGTGATGCGGACAATAGTAGATACCGTCTAACACAACCCTGTAATCTTCATCCAGCGACCAATCCATCCATTCCGTTAATTGATTAAATTGCTCTTCACTGAAATAGCCGCGCGCAATACCGGATTGATTGGTGACCAATACCAATAGATAACCTTTATCTTGTAGCTGCTTTAACGCCTTGCCGACACCCTCAATAAATTGAAAATCGTCAATTTGATGTACATAACCGTGATCAATATTGATCGTACCGTCACGATCTAAAAATATCGCTTTATTCGCCATTATTTCGTTCCTTTTACAAAATCAACCACCATTTGATGATGCTCACCGGTTTTGAATTTATCGAATACTTGCTCAATTATGCCCTGTTCATTCACTAAAAAACTGATACGGTGAATGCCGTCATAGGTTCTGCCCATAAATTTTTTCTCGCCCCATACACCGAATGCTTCGGCAACTTGGTGATCCGCATCAGACAATAGCGTGAAATTCAGTGCTTTTTTCTCGACAAATTGCGCTAATTTTTTCGGTAAATCTGGGCTAATGCCTAACACCACCACATTTAATTCCTCTAATTCCGACTTACTGTCACGTAAGCCGCAAGCTTGTGTAGTGCAGCCTGGGGTTAAGGCTTTCGGATAAAAATAAACCAGCACTTTTTTACCGGCAAATTGGCTAAGTGAAACCGGTTGTTCGTGCTGATCTAACAAAGTAAATTGAGGCGCTTGCTCGCCTGCTTTAAGTGTATTCATTGCAAAAAATTCCTAAAAAAAGACCGCTTGTATTCTACTACAAGCGGTCAAATCTTTGAATTTTTTTGCAAAAGCTATTCTAAAAAACCTTCCAATAATTCATTTAAAAATAGCTTACCGTGCTGGGTGATCTGCCAATATTTTTCGGTTTCCGTGATGTAATTTTTGCTTAATGCCCAATCCATCGTTGGTCTAACGATTTCACGATCAAGACCGGTGTAGAACTCAAATTCTTGTTTTGGGGTCGCTTCCAATAAGCGGAAACGATTCATAAAAAATTCAAACGGACGATCAGCAAGCTCAATCAAATCTTGGCTGTAGCGATATTCGCCTCGCATATAGCCTTTCGGATGTTTGGTTTTGCTGAAGCGGTAAATTTCGCCGGTCGGATAACTAATCTTACCGTGCGCTCCGCAACCAATCGCCAAATAGTCGCCAAAACGCCAATAATTGAGGTTATGACGGCATTGATAACCTTTTTTCGCATACGCCGAAGTTTCATACTGCTCATAGCCGGCGGCGGTGAGTAACTGATGACCTTGCTCGAAAATATCCCATAATTCGTCATCGTCCGGTAAAGTCGGCTGGCGATAATAAAACATTGTGTTCGGCTCAATGGTTAATTGATACCACGATAAATGTGGTGGTGCGAGCGCAATCCCCTGTCGTAAATCGTCCAGTGCTTGTGCCACCGATTGATTCGGTAAGCCGTGCATTAAGTCGATATTAAAACTTTGCAAACCGGATTTTGCAGAATTTTGTGCAAAAATGACCGCTTGTTTCGCTTCATTTGAATCATGGATTCGCCCGAGTTTGAGCAGTTTTTCCGGCTCGAAACTTTGGATCCCCATCGAAATACGTGTTACTCCACCCTGTGCATAGCCCAGAAAGCGTTCCGCTTCCGCCGTACCGGGATTCGCCTCTAGGGTAATCTCAATATTCTCTTCAAACGGAATACGCTTTTCGACTTCTGCCAACAGATAAGCAATCCCCTCTGCCGAAAACAGACTTGGTGTGCCGCCGCCAATAAAAATCGAATGAATTTTGCGATCACCGATTGCCGCCTGATAAGCGGTCAAATCTTGCGATAAATCTGCAAGTAAATGTTGAATATATTCCGCTTCCGGAATCACACCTTTTTGCGCATGTGAATTGAAATCGCAGTACGGACATTTTTGTACGCACCACGGAATATGGATATAAAGACTTAATGGAGGAAGGGCTAAATTCACGTTCTAACTACTATCATTAAATAAAAATGATGATAACGAAAACTCTTCACGCTGAAAAGCAAAGTTTTCTGTGAGAGAGATCACAAATCTAATATTCTTACCTTTACCGTCGGAACCAAACTGTTATGATTAATTCAATCCATTTTTACAAGTAAATTTGATAAATTCACTTCACAAAAATTTGTAAAAAAGAATTTCCGTGATCGTTCGGCGAAAAGTTTTACCGAACAATTTAATTATCCTATTACTAACGAGGTGTTTTATGGCTTCTCATTTTGATTATAGTGAATCTCGCCGCCATTTTATGAAACTCATGGCTGGAGTTGGAGCCGGTTTTGCGTTTTCCGGTACATTAGGCACTTTTTCAAATAGCGCTTTTGCTGCTACAGGTAAAAGTATTGAAGCGGGAATCGCTTATCCGATTTCTACCGGATTCGATCCTCTCACATCAAGTGGTGCATCATCATTAGCGGCTAACTTACATATTTTCGAAGGCTTAGTGGATTTACATCCGGCAACTCGCCAGCCTTATTTAGCTTTAGCGGCAAAAGAACCTGAACAAAAAGATGAGGTAACTTACCACATTACTTTACGTGAAGGCGCGACTTTCCACGATGGTAAACCCGTTACTACCGAAGATGTGGTTTACTCATTTGAACGTGTATTAGATCCAGCTAAAGCCTCACTATTCGCCCAATTTATTCCGTTTATCGCTTCGGTAAAAGCGCTTGACGATAAAGTGGTTGAATTTAAATTAAAATATCCGTTTGCCTTATTTAAAGAACGTTTAACCATTGTCAAAATCGTACCGAAACATATCGTAGAAGCCGGTCAATCTGCGTTTGATGCTAAACCTATCGGTTCCGGTCCTTATAAATTTGTGTCTGCGACCAAAGACGATCGCATTGTCTTTGAAGCCAATACCGCTTATAACGGTATTTATCCGGCTAAAGTAGATAAAATGACCTGGTTCTTATTATCAGACGATGCAGCTCGTGTGACCGCACAAGAATCCGGACGCGTACAAGCGATTGAATCCGTACCGTATCTCGATGCGGAACGCCTAAAACGTAAAGGAAAAGTGGAATCGGTGCAATCATTCGGATTACTGTTCTTAATGTTTAACTGTGAAAAAGCACCGTTTGATAATCCGAAAGTACGCCAAGCGTTACATTATGGCTTAGATACACAAAAATTAATCGATATTGTGTTCTTAGGCAATGCGAAAGCGGCAAGTTCTTATGTCCAAGACACCCATCCTGATTATGTAAAAGCTGCCAGCCAATATGATTTTGATAAAGCGAAAGCCGAAGCGCTTCTAGCAGAAGCCGGTATAACCTCATTAACCTTCGAATTACTGGCAACCGACCACGCTTGGGTGAAAGAATGCGCGCCACTTATTCTTGAGTCTTGGAACGCATTAAAAGGCGTAAAAGTTAGTTTGAAACACCTACAATCCGGTGCGCTTTATGGTGCTCATGTGGATAAAGGTGCATTCGAAGTGGTTATTGCACCGGGCGATCCGTCTGTGTTTGGTAACGACTTAGATTTATTACTCAGCTGGTGGTACCGTGGTGATGTTTGGCCGAAACGCCGTTTCCGTTGGGCGAATACACCGGAGTATGCCGAAGTGCAAAAATTACTTGATGAGGCTGTCCGCGCTAAAACGCCACTTGATGCAAAAGCCGCATGGGAAAAAGCGATCAATATTATTGCACAACAAGTGCCGCTTTACCCGATTGTACACCGTAAATTACCGACCGCATGGAGCGATAAATCTCTCACCGGTTTCCAACCGTTACCGACCACGGGCTTATCATTCCTTGGCGTAGAACGTAAATAACACTGACTTATTGCGGCAACGGATGTTGCCGCCTTCCTCTTAGATTTAAGCGATTGGTAAAAAAATGCTTAAATTTAACCGCTTGTACCCTTTCTAATAAAAACGGAGAATAAAATGGAAATTGTACTTCGCCTTTTACTGCGCCGTTTAATGGCATTGCCTATCATGATTTTAGGTGTTACCGCCTTAGTTTTTTTAGTCTTACAATTCACACCCGGTGATCCCGCCACAGTTGCCTTAGGTGAAAGTGCAACCGAAGCTGCCAAAGAGATCTATCGCGAACAACACGGTTTAAATGATCCGGTGATTGTTCAATATTTCCGTTTTCTCGGAAATTTGTTAGTACTGGATTTCGGTATGACTACGCCACCGGAACAGCCGATTATTGATATGATTGCCAAAGCATTTCCGCTCACGCTACAGCTCACTTTTATCGGGGTATTTTTAGCAGCAATCGTCTCTTTTTCTTTAGGTATTCTTGCCGCACTTTATCGTGATCGTTGGATAGACCAAGTAATTCGCCTAGTTTCGGTAGCTGCGGTTGCCACACCGTCTTTCTGGCTTGGTATCTTACTGATTCAATACTTTTCTTTAAAACTGGATTGGTTACCGTCCGGCGGTTTTGTATCGTTCAGTGAGGATCCGAACGAATATTTCCGTTCGATGATTTTACCGTCACTTGCGCTTGCCGTACCGGTTTGTGCCTCATTAATTCGTGTCGTGCGTACCACAATGGTGGAAGAAATGGATAAAGATTACGTGCGTACCGCAATTGGTAATGGTGTGCCTTACTCAACCGTGATTCGTCATAATGTCTTACGAAACGCATTAATCACACCGGTGACCGTACTTGGTTTACGGGTCGGCTATTTACTCGGTGGTGCGGTAGTGATTGAACAAATCTTCGATCTTCCGGGTATGGGTAAACTTATCTTTAACGGTATCGTGAACCACGACTTACACTTAGTGCAAGGTGTGGTGCTTACTATCGCCTTTACCTTCGTATTAGTTAATATCATTGTTGATATTCTCTATTTGCTCATCAATCCAAAAATTCGGAGTCTATAATGTTTCGTCAAGGATTAGCCGCTCGACTAGCTAACGGTGGCGCTAGATTTAGAGCATTATCAACCAGTTCAAAAATTGCATTGATTTTCATCTTATTTGTGGCTTGCATTGCAATTTTAGCCCCGATTGTTGCCCCGTATGATCCATTACAAACCCTTCGACCGGTACAAGCACCAAGCGGTGACTATCTATTCGGTACCGATCGTTTAGGGCGTGATATTTTCTCCCGTATGGTTTGGGGGGCGAGAACTTCACTCTTTATCGGTTTAGGCGCGGTAGGTGTCGCCATCTTGTTTGGTGGCATTCTAGGTGCAACCGCCGCAACCGCAGACAAATTCGGTAACGAAGTGATCATGCGTTTAATGGATATTTTGATGGCATTCCCGGGCATTGCTCTTGCCGCAGTATTACTTGCGACCTTTGGTAACTCCGTTCCGGTGATTATCATTACCATAGCGGTCGTTTATACGCCGCAACTTGCAAGGGTGGTACGTGCGAATGTCGTATCCCAATGGGAAGAAGATTATGTGCGTGCCGAACGCGTGTTAGGCGGTAGCCGTACTTATATTTTAGTTAAACACGTTGTACGTAATACTGCCGCACCGGTATTAGTGTTTGCCACGGTAATGGTGGCGGATGCAATCGTATTTGAAGCTTCACTTTCATTCTTAGGTGCCGGCGTACAACCACCGTTCCCGTCTTGGGGTAATATTTTATCGGAAGGACGCAACCTTGTTTTAAGTGGCTTCTGGTGGGCGACAACTTTTGCTGGAATTATGATTCTGCTTACCGTATTAGCATTAAATATCTTGGCGGAAGGTTTAACCGATGCGTTAGTTAATCCAAAACTAAAAAGCTCACCAAAAACCAAAGAAGATGTCGCAAAACCGCTTTCAACCGATGTGCAAGAAGCGATGGCGGAAACACTCGCTTTAAAACGTTATTTGCTGAAATTACATGAGAAAGAAACGACTCGCACAGATCGCATGCAATTAAATACAAATGCGAAACCGATTTTACAAGTGAAAAATTTATCGATTCGCTTCCCGAATCGTTACGGTGAAATTCCGCTGGTTGATAACATCAGCTTTACCGTACATGAAGGCGAAACAATGGGCTTAGTCGGTGAATCCGGTTGCGGTAAATCAATTACCGCCTTCTCTATCATGGGCTTATTACCGAAAACCGCTCAAATCACCGGTGAAATCTTATTTACCGATCGTAGCGGTAAACAGCACAATTTACTTAAATCTGATCAATTAAATGAGCTTAGAGGTCATGAAATTTCAATGATTTACCAAGATGCGTTAAGTGCGCTTAACCCGTCTATGCGAATCAAAGACCAAATGGCACAGCTGATTAGCCGAGGTGGAAAACAAAGCGCAGAAACCTTATTACAATGGGTAAAACTCGATCCGGAAAAAACACTTAACCGTTATCCGCACGAGCTTTCAGGCGGACAGCGCCAACGTGTATTGATTGCAATGGCACTCGCTCGTGAGCCTAAATTATTAATCGCCGATGAACCGACCACTGCGCTCGATGTTGTAGTACAAGCCGAAGTGATCAAACTCTTAAATGAATTACGTGAAAAACTAGGTTTTGCGATGGTGTTCGTCAGCCACGATCTCGCACTCGTTGCACAAATGGCACACCACATCACGGTCATGTATGCAGGTCAGGTGGTTGAAGCGGCACCGACTACACCGCTCTTAGCAAATCCGACCCACGAATATACGCGTGGTTTACTCGGTTCGGTTCTCTCAACCGAATTACGTGCCGAACGCTTATATCAAATTCCGGGCAGCGTACCGTCACCGTTCGACTTTGCGAAAGGTGACCGCTTCGCCAGCCGTTCATTACGTCCGGAAGCGGATCCGGAGCAACATTTACAACTGGTTGCTACTGATGATCATCCACAACATTTTTGGGCATCACATTTAGCAACACAAGAAAAACGCGTGGAGGGATAAATCATGAGTATGAAAGTGTTAAAAGAACAACCGATTCTTGAGTTATCCGATATTGTGATGCAATTTGCATCTCGAGACGGTACTTTGTTTAATCCGAAAAAATTCACAGCGGTAGATAATGTCAGTTTATCAATCTATGCAGGGGAAACGGTCGGGTTAGTCGGTCAATCCGGCTGCGGTAAATCGACCTTAGCCAGTATTATGATCGGTTTGCAAAAACCGACTTCCGGCACGGTTAAATTTAACGGCTTACAAATGAAATATGGTAGCACCGAAGCCCGTAAACAGTTCGGTCGTCAAGTTTCAGTGATTTTCCAGGATCCGGCAACCGCGCTCAATCCTCGTATGCGTGTATTGGATATTTTAAAAGATCCGATGGATATTCATAACGTATTGCAACCGCACGAACGAGAAAAACGAGTGTACGAATTACTCTCTCGAGTCGGTTTACCTCGTTCCGCCGCTTTAGTTGAGCCGACCCGTTTATCCGGCGGTCAAAAACAACGTGTCGCCATTGCCAGAGCCTTAGCGCTCAACCCTAAACTGATTGTTGCCGATGAACCGACTTCCGCACTTGACGTATCGGTACGAGCACAAGTGTTAAATTTACTTGCTGATCTTAAAAAAGAGCTGAATCTGGCGATGGTGTTTATCTCCCACGATTTACAAACCGTGCATCAAGTTTCGGATCGCATTGTGGTGATGAACGGCGGAAAAGTGGTGGAAACCGGTAGTTCAAGCGAAGTATTCAATTCGCCAAAAGAAGAATACACTCGCACACTGATTAATGCCGCACCGTCATTATTGTAATTTATGCTACATTCAGGGCAGGTTTATCCTGCCCTTTTATCTATATCCATTATGCAATCAATTCAAATTACCCAAACGATTTATACGGATTTACTTATTGTCGGTTCAGGTATTGCCGGGCTTGCGGCGGCAGTTGAAGCGGAACGACTTGGGCTGAAAACGACGTTAATCAGCAAAACGCCTATTGGTTCAGGCGCAAGTTTCTTTCCGTTAAAAGCCACACTGGGCATTCAAGTGACCGGTGAAAATGATTCGGAAAAATTCCAACAAGATATTGAACGTGTCGGTAAAGGCAGAACCAATCCAAAAGTAGTGAAAGCCTATATTGAAGACTCGCCCCAAGCGATTGGATTACTCGAAAAAATCGGCTTTAAGCCTTGGCTACGCAACGACAATCGCCCAGCCTGTTTCGCCGAGTATCCCCGCCCTATTTATCTGATCAATAATTGGCGGGAAGCCGCTCAACGGGCGAAACAAATTCTTGATAGCCAATCCACTAATGTTTATGAACAAGCGACACTACTGCATATCGTTACCGAACAAAATCAAGTGCAAGGAGCGGTGTTTAGCCTAAATATAAGCGGTCAAATTTGCTATATTTTTTGCAAAACCAGCCAAATCATTTTAGCAAGCGGTGGCATTGCCGGCTTGTATAAAGACAATCTTTATCCGGCGGATATTATCGGCTCAACGCATTCCATCGCTCAACAAGCCGGTGCAAAATTGACTAATCTCGCTTTTATTCAATTTATCCCCTCGTTTGTCGAACCGAAATACAAAGTGTTATTTGGCGAACATACGCTGAAATACGTCACTAAAATTACCGATGAAAACGGGCAAGATCTGTTCTCGCATCTCACTCAAACACAATTTCAACAAATGATGTTAGCCCGCAGCCATTATGCGCCGTTTAGTGTGGATTTCCCTTGTGTCGAATTCGATTTGGTGATGATGAAACATTTATTGGCTAACCCACAGCAAAAAGGCATTTACCTGCACTATAGCCCAGAGCTTTATCAAGATAAGCAAGAGTTTTATACGGTTTATCTCAACTGGTTACGTCAAGAAGTAGGGATAGATTTAGTTAAAGATAAGATTGCGATTGCGCCATTTGCACATAGCTGCAACGGCGGAATTGAAATTGATGAATACGGTGAATCTTGTGTCGCCGGATTGTTTGCGATTGGTGAAATCGCCCATTGTATTGAAGGGGCAAACCGCTTAGGTGGAAATTCGGTTGGAGGAGGATTAGTATTCGCCAAACGGGCGGTAGTACAAGCGGTCAAAAATTTGCAAAAAATTACCAAAATTCAACCGCTTGCAAACACTGACACTTATCGTTTACAGGCTGAAAAAGTGCTTAACCGGTTAAACAATCCAAACGGCGATAATTCCCTGCTTGCCAGTGAGCTACTCAAACAAATTCGTGAACAAATGGCTCGTTTTGCTAATGTGTATCGCACCAAAGCCAACTTAACCTTACTGTTGAACGAACTGCAACAGCTCGAAAAACGTTTTAATCCGCTTGCTCATCATCAGCAACAAGGCATCGAAATCTTTTATGCACTGAAAACTGCACAACTTGTCGTTTCTCAGATGCTAAACGAACCGAATAGTTTAGGCGCGCATTACTTATGCTGATGAGCAGTAAAACAAAATACAAAAATAAAGGGCAAGATTTTATCTTGCCCTTTTGATCATCCATTTAATGATTATTTGCCCCAAACTTCTTCGCTGATTTCACGAATAAAGTTCAGTTTTGCCCATTGTTGCTCTTCCGTCAGAATATTACCTTCTTCGGTTGACGCAAAGCCACATTGCGGACTTAAACAAAGCTGATTAATGTCCACATATTGTGCCGCTTCTTGAATACGAGCAATTACTTCATCACGATTTTCTAATTCACCGTCTTTTGAGGTGATTAAGCCTAAAACTACTTGTTGATCTTTGATAAAACGTAACGGTTTGAAATCACCCGAACGATCAGAATCGTACTCTAAGAAGAAACCGTCAATGCGACAGGTGCCGAATAAAGTTTCCGCCACCGGCTCATAACCGCCTGCCGAGAACCACGTTGAACGGAAGTTACCACGACAAATATGCATAGTAATTGCAATATCATCCGCTGGTTTTGCATCAATGATTTTATTAACCATATATACGTAATCTTTGGCAATTTGGTCTAAATCTAAACCACGTGCTTTATAGGCTGCACGTTTGTCCTCGGCACAAAATTCACCCCAGCTGGTATCATCTAATTGTAAATTGCGGCAACCTAATTTATAGAACACGTTCATCGCTTTAATATACGCATCGGCAATATCGTCTAACAATAATTGGTTGTTATTTTCATAACGTGCAATCGGCTGGTAATCTTCCGTACGTACATTGGTAATCAAATGTAACATTGAAGGTGATGGGATAGTAAATTTCACTTCCGTTTCACCGGCAATTTTTTGTAACGAACGGAAATGTTCTACAAACGGGTGCGATTCCGAAAAATCCACTTTATCAACAATCTTAATTGTTTTCGGACGTACGCTGTGGTGTTTAAATTGTACCGAGAACTTCTCTGCGTCCACTTCCTGAATACCGTCTAATGCGGCTAAAAAATCCATATGCCAGAACGTACGGCGAAATTCGCCGTCAGTTACCGCGTGTAAACCTACTGCTTTTTGATGTTCAACTAATTTTGCAATTTCCGCATCTTCTACTTGGGTTAAATCCGCACATGAAATATCGCCGCATGAACATTGCTGACGAGCTTGTTTAATCGGATCCGTACGTAAAAAGCTACCGACAATATCAAAACGGTAAGGTGCAGAAGTACGTTGCGTTGCCGTAGGGAATAATTGAGACATTGTGTTTCCTTGTAATCATTAAAATATAAATTTCACTGAATTCTAACAAATTTTATTTTTTAATCATCTGAAAAAATTTTGAGATAATTATGAATAATATTCATATTGAGTTTAATGTATCGTGACCTAACAAGCGGTTAAATTTGCATAAAAATTTGCAAATCGTCCCTCGATTATTCCGCTAATGTGACGGAATAAAACGAAGTGTAACCAAACGGGCTTTGCACAAAACCTTGCACACGCTTACTGACCGGCACATAGTTAATCGCATGCGCAATCGGAATTATCGGTGTATTTTTTTGGAAAATTTCGACCGCTTGTTGATATAACTGCTGACGTTCAGAGGTATTTTGTGTTTGTACCGCTTTTTGTAATAAGCCTTCAAATTCGTTATCCGTCCAACGTGAATAATTGGTACCCGGAATATTTTCTTTGCTTAATAGTGGAAACAGGAAATTGTCCGGATCGCCGTTACGACTTGTCCAGCCGTAAGTGCCGGCTGAAAATTCGCCTTCACGAGTTCGCTTATTAAAATCCGCCCATTCGTAGCTCACTAATTTCGCTTTTACCCCGATTTTCGCCCAATCCGCTTGAATAATTTCTGCAGTGCGTCTTGGATTCGGATTTGACGGACGCACCACCGGCTGTACCCAAATTTCGGTTTCAAAACCGTTTGGATATCCTGCCTCAGCTAATAATTTTTTGGCTTTTACCAAATCAAATTCATACTGAACCAAATTTTTATTATAACCAAGCACCGAACTTGGGAACGGATTAATCGCTACCGTACCGCCACCTTGGAACACCGCATCAACAATCGCTTTTTTATCGGTAGCGTGTTGTAGTGCTTGGCGCACCTTCACATTATCTAATGCCACTTTTTTGGTATTGAGTCCGATATATGCCAGATTTAAACCTTCACGCTCAAATAACGTCACTTTCGGATCTTGTTTCATTTGTGCAATATCGGCGATATTCGGGAAATCAATTACATCACATTCACCGGCTTTCAATTTAGCATAGCGTGTACCGGCATCGGGTGTAATCGCAAAAATTAGTCGCTCAAACTTTGCTTTACCCTGCCAATAATTCGGATTAGCTTTATAACGTACCGCCTGGTCAGTTTGATAAACCTGAAACTCAAACGGCCCCGTACCAATCGGCTGTTGGTCCAATAATTCCGACTTACCTTCCGCTAATAATTTATCCGCATATTCTTTTGAATAAATCGATAAGAAATCCATTGCAACTGTGGTAAGAAACGGACTATTCGGCTGATTTAGCGTCATTTTCACCGTATGTTCATCCACTTTCTCAACCGACTTTAAAATTTTCGGCAAATTCATCCATTGATAATAGAAATAAGTACCGCCGGAAACATTGTAGTAGGGGTGACTTTTATCCGCCTGACGCTGAAACGAAAATACCACGTCATCAGCATTTAAATTGCGACTTGGGGTAAATAACTTGTTACTGTGAAACTGTATGTCTTTACGTAGATGGAAAGTATAGGTTAAGCCGTCTTCACTTACTTCCCATTTTTCCGCCAAACTCGGCTCAACCTCAATTTTACCGGCTTTAAATGCTAATAAACGGTCATAAATTTGCTGAGAACTGGCATTAAAGTCATTGGCATCATTAGTAATTGCAGGGCTTAATTTTTGGGGTGCGGTTGCAACACAATTCACTAACGTATTTGCCGGCGCGGCTGTAAGCAACGATGAAAAGCTAATCAAAGGTAGGGCTAAAAAAATCTTAGAAAAACGCATAAAAAAGTCCTCATTCAAACTCATTTCGCGAACATAGAATATTTTTAGATGAATTTGAAATAACAAAATCCACATTCTTATAACCAAATCACTATATCTTTCACAGGTTTGTAAATTTAGTATTTTTCACCATTTTGGGGATAAAAAATAAAAAACGTATCAAACCCTATATAACCGATATGATTTAGAATTATTCACTAAATAATTAAAAAATAATCACATAACTCTCTAAGTGAAAATAAAGTTTTAGCTAGATCACAAAATTGACATTTTTTACTTGTTTCTTATAACCAGAAGATTATGATCAGACAAAATTTTTATAATTCTGCAAATTAAATAGGAGAGTTTTATGGCTACGCCATCTAATCGTTTTTCCCTTACTTGGGTACTAAACCTCTTTGGTACGGCTGTTGGTGCGGGTGTTTTATTTTTACCGATCAACGCCGGTATGAGTGGTTTTTACCCATTAATTATCATGACTTTATTAGTTGGACCGATGACTTACCTCGCACACCGAGGACTTGCTCGTTTTGTACTTTCTTCAAGTAAACCGGGTAGCGATATTACCAACGTAGTACGTGAACATTTCGGTGAAAATGCCGGTAAATTTATTACTTTACTCTACTTCTTCGCAATCTTCCCGATTCTATTAATTTATGGCGTAGGTATCACCAATACGGTCGGTTCATTTATTGAAAACCAATTGCATATGGCTGTACCGCCTCGTGCATTACTATCCGGTGTATTAATTGCGGTAATGATTAGCGTGATGTTGCTTAGCGAACAAGCGATGTTAAAAATCACCACTTACTTAGTTTACCCATTAGTATTAATCCTATTCGGTTTATCTATTTACCTGATTCCAGAATGGAACGGTGCGGCATTACAACAAATGCCAAGCACAGGTGATTTCTTAACTACTTTATGGTTAACAATTCCGGTATTAGTGTTTGCTTTTAACCATTCACCGGCAATTTCATCATTTGCGCTTTCACAGCAAAAACATTATCAAGATCCGCAAAAAACTGAAGTTGAATCAAGCAAAGTATTACGTTCAACCGCAATAATCTTAGTGTTATTTGTTATGTTCTTCGTTTTCAGTTGTGTATTAACGCTAACACCTGAAGAATTAGCACAAGCGAAAGCACAAAATATTTCAATTTTGTCTTACTTAGCAAATAAATTCGATAACCCGATTATTTCTTACTTTGGACCTTTCGTAGCATTCTTAGCTATCGGCAGCTCATTCTTCGGTCACTATTTAGGTGCGCGTGAAGGTTTAGAGGGCTTAGTGAATCAGTTACGTGATAAACCGATTGAATCGGCAAAATTCA encodes the following:
- a CDS encoding serine/threonine transporter, which gives rise to MATPSNRFSLTWVLNLFGTAVGAGVLFLPINAGMSGFYPLIIMTLLVGPMTYLAHRGLARFVLSSSKPGSDITNVVREHFGENAGKFITLLYFFAIFPILLIYGVGITNTVGSFIENQLHMAVPPRALLSGVLIAVMISVMLLSEQAMLKITTYLVYPLVLILFGLSIYLIPEWNGAALQQMPSTGDFLTTLWLTIPVLVFAFNHSPAISSFALSQQKHYQDPQKTEVESSKVLRSTAIILVLFVMFFVFSCVLTLTPEELAQAKAQNISILSYLANKFDNPIISYFGPFVAFLAIGSSFFGHYLGAREGLEGLVNQLRDKPIESAKFKKITAVVFFITLWIVATINPSILGFIESLGGPIIAMILFIMPVYAIYTVPALAKYKGSISNIFIAVMGTIAISAIVYGLL
- a CDS encoding ABC transporter substrate-binding protein, coding for MRFSKIFLALPLISFSSLLTAAPANTLVNCVATAPQKLSPAITNDANDFNASSQQIYDRLLAFKAGKIEVEPSLAEKWEVSEDGLTYTFHLRKDIQFHSNKLFTPSRNLNADDVVFSFQRQADKSHPYYNVSGGTYFYYQWMNLPKILKSVEKVDEHTVKMTLNQPNSPFLTTVAMDFLSIYSKEYADKLLAEGKSELLDQQPIGTGPFEFQVYQTDQAVRYKANPNYWQGKAKFERLIFAITPDAGTRYAKLKAGECDVIDFPNIADIAQMKQDPKVTLFEREGLNLAYIGLNTKKVALDNVKVRQALQHATDKKAIVDAVFQGGGTVAINPFPSSVLGYNKNLVQYEFDLVKAKKLLAEAGYPNGFETEIWVQPVVRPSNPNPRRTAEIIQADWAKIGVKAKLVSYEWADFNKRTREGEFSAGTYGWTSRNGDPDNFLFPLLSKENIPGTNYSRWTDNEFEGLLQKAVQTQNTSERQQLYQQAVEIFQKNTPIIPIAHAINYVPVSKRVQGFVQSPFGYTSFYSVTLAE